Proteins found in one Sorghum bicolor cultivar BTx623 chromosome 1, Sorghum_bicolor_NCBIv3, whole genome shotgun sequence genomic segment:
- the LOC110431738 gene encoding probable methyltransferase PMT2 — protein sequence MRGSRMNPGDRRTRSTMTIVIVMGLSCFFYILGAWQKSGTGRGDSIALRVNQETDCTILPNLHFETHHTISGTNPLIMSNKMIEPCHIRYSDYTPCQDQDRAMTFPRENMTYRERHCPVENEKLHCLIPAPKGYVTPFSWPKSRDYVPYANAPYKSLIVEKAVQNWIQYQGDVFKFPGGGTMFPNGANAYLDELASVIPLADGTIRTALDTGCGVASFGAYLMDRNILTMSFAPRDSHEAQVQFALERGVPAVIGVLGTIKLPYPSRSFDMAHCSRCLIPWESNGGMYMMEVDRVLRPGGYWILSGPPINWKKYYQSWKRSKQDAEEDQHIIENIAEMLCWDKIYEKDDIAIWQKQRNSYSCHQKDGHASKMCKVQDADDVWYKKMESCVTPPVEAAQLKKFPDRLSAIPPRILEGQVPGITEEVYEEDNKLWKKHVNTYKRVNKLIGSSRYRNIMDMNAGLGSFAATLHSPMSWVMNVVPSISERNTLGIIYDRGLIGIYHDWCEAFSTYPRTYDLIHGNGIFSLYQNKCDAEDILLEMDRILRPEGAVILRDSADVLNKVRSMVAGMRWKSKLLDHEDGPHVPEKILISVKEYWVGSEEQNS from the exons ATGAGGGGATCAAGAATGAATCCAGGTGACCGTAGAACACGGAGCACGATGACAATAGTAATTGTGATGGGTTTATCCTGCTTCTTTTACATACTAGGTGCTTGGCAGAAAAGTGGGACAGGAAGGGGTGATAGTATAGCTCTGAGGGTTAACCAAGAAACTGACTGTACAATCTTGCCAAATTTGCACTTTGAGACCCACCATACCATAAGTGGCACTAATCCATTGATCATGTCCAATAAAATGATTGAGCCATGCCACATCCGATACAGTGACTATACTCCTTGTCAAGACCAGGACCGAGCAATGACCTTTCCTAGAGAAAATATGACATACAGAGAAAGGCATTGTCCTGTAGAGAATGAGAAACTGCATTGTCTAATTCCAGCACCAAAAGGATATGTCACCCCTTTCTCTTGGCCCAAGAGCCGTGACTATGTTCCATATGCAAATGCTCCGTATAAGAGTCTCATTGTTGAGAAAGCTGTTCAGAATTGGATCCAATATCAGGGAGATGTGTTCAAATTTCCTGGAGGAGGAACGATGTTTCCCAATGGAGCAAATGCTTACCTTGATGAACTTGCATCTGTCATCCCACTCGCTGATGGCACCATTAGAACTGCACTTGATACTGGATGTGGG GTTGCAAGCTTCGGAGCTTACCTAATGGACAGAAATATATTAACCATGTCATTTGCACCCAGAGATTCACACGAAGCTCAGGTTCAATTTGCTTTGGAGCGAGGTGTTCCTGCAGTAATTGGAGTACTTGGAACTATAAAGCTCCCATACCCCTCTAGATCTTTTGATATGGCTCATTGTTCACGCTGTTTAATCCCATGGGAGTCAAATG GCGGTATGTACATGATGGAAGTAGATCGGGTTCTGAGGCCTGGGGGTTATTGGATACTTTCTGGACCTCCCATCAATTGGAAGAAATACTACCAATCATGGAAAAGGTCTAAACAGGATGCAGAGGAAGATCAACATATAATTGAAAACATTGCTGAAATGCTTTGCTGGGATAAAATCTATGAGAAGGATGATATTGCTATTTGGCAGAAACAACGGAATTCATATTCATGTCACCAAAAGGATGGTCATGCTAGCAAGATGTGCAAAGTTCAAGATGCAGATGATGTCTG GTATAAGAAAATGGAATCTTGTGTAACACCTCCTGTAGAGGCAGCACAGCTAAAGAAGTTTCCAGATAGACTATCGGCCATTCCTCCCAGAATTCTGGAGGGTCAGGTCCCAGGCATCACAGAAGAAGTCTATGAGGAGGATAATAAGTTGTGGAAGAAGCATGTCAATACTTATAAGAGGGTGAACAAGCTGATTGGTTCTTCAAGGTACAGGAATATTATGGACATGAATGCAGGCCTCGGAAGTTTTGCTGCAACTCTTCATTCTCCCATGTCCTGGGTAATGAACGTTGTGCCCTCTATATCAGAAAGGAACACTCTCGGTATCATCTATGATCGAGGTCTGATTGGTATATACCATGATTG GTGCGAAGCCTTCTCAACATACCCTAGGACATATGACCTGATACATGGCAATGGCATCTTCAGTTTATATCAGAACAA GTGTGATGCAGAAGACATTCTTCTGGAGATGGATAGGATTTTACGGCCAGAGGGTGCAGTCATACTGCGGGACAGTGCTGATGTACTGAACAAGGTTAGAAGTATGGTGGCAGGAATGCGGTGGAAGTCCAAGTTACTTGATCATGAGGATGGCCCGCACGTTCCTGAGAAGATTCTGATTTCAGTGAAAGAGTATTGGGTTGGCAGCGAAGAACAGAACAGCTGA